The genome window TCATCGTGGCCGGAAGCCCGGGGGACATCCCCGCCCTGGAGGGGCTCCTGGAGCGGGGGCGGAAGAACGGGGTGGAGCTCAGCATGATCTCGGCCGCGGAGTGCCGGGCCCTGGAGCCCAACGTCCGCTCCGCGGGAGCGCTTCTCTCTCCAAATACCGGGATTGTGAGCGCGCACGGTCTGATGGATTTCTTCCTCCGCCAGGCGCGGGAAGCGGGGGCCATTTTTCAGCCCCGCTCCGAGATCGTGGGCGTCGAGCGGCGCACCGGAGACTACCGGCTGGCCGTGAGGACGGGCGCGGAAGTGGATTCATTCACGACGGAGAGGGTGGTCAACGCCGCGGGGCTGGAGGCGGACACGATCGCGGCCTTGGCGGGGATCGACGTGGGCGCGGCCGGCTATCGGCTTCATCCCTGCAAGGGCAGCTACTTCTCGGTGCGGGCGGCCAAGGCGGGGCTGATCTCGCGGCTGGTGTATCCGGTTCCCGGCCACGTCAGCCTGGGCACCCACGCCGTGCTCGGCCTGGACGGGAGGCTGCGCTTCGGCCCGGACGCCGAGTATCTCCCCGACCGCCGGCCCGACTACGGCGTCGACGAGTCG of Vicinamibacteria bacterium contains these proteins:
- a CDS encoding NAD(P)/FAD-dependent oxidoreductase encodes the protein MPDASVTVIGGGVVGLAVAARLARRHPDLVLLERHEKHGQEASSRNSEVIHAGMYYPPGSLKARLCVEGNRVLYDICGRHGIPHRRLSKLIVAGSPGDIPALEGLLERGRKNGVELSMISAAECRALEPNVRSAGALLSPNTGIVSAHGLMDFFLRQAREAGAIFQPRSEIVGVERRTGDYRLAVRTGAEVDSFTTERVVNAAGLEADTIAALAGIDVGAAGYRLHPCKGSYFSVRAAKAGLISRLVYPVPGHVSLGTHAVLGLDGRLRFGPDAEYLPDRRPDYGVDESRRGAFGEAVRQLVPAIEDTDLEPDSAGIRAKLQGPGEAFRDFVIAEESGRGLPGLVSLVGIDSPGLTSAPAIAEEVSRLIDG